In Massilia antarctica, the following are encoded in one genomic region:
- the flgL gene encoding flagellar hook-associated protein FlgL, producing the protein MRIATSQYQATMNISLQQNQERISYVNQQMSSRTRILLPSDDPVDTVRMSRLHREESAVGQYRDNIAALKIRLTKNESYLGSMVNDMMQGRDLLVWSSDGGNAPADLAAMVSPLTALRESLLYSANSIDQEGRFVFSGTQTGTAPIAYNAAAAVGSRYSYAGNTNDQTVVVGNGITQVANGNMSGIETMLNQLDMTLAALSAPGASANNPATRATLAANLDGFDKALDLISGKIAVLGGSQNILSTLDENHSNVSLSNQMALTDIGQLDYGLAATELSGYTSALEATYKAYAKIGNLSLFAAL; encoded by the coding sequence ATGCGGATTGCCACCAGCCAATACCAAGCGACGATGAACATCTCGCTCCAGCAAAACCAGGAGCGCATCAGCTACGTCAACCAGCAAATGTCGAGCCGTACCCGCATCCTGCTGCCCTCGGACGACCCGGTCGACACCGTGCGCATGTCGCGCCTGCACCGCGAAGAATCCGCCGTCGGCCAGTACCGCGACAATATCGCCGCGCTCAAGATCCGCCTGACCAAGAACGAATCCTACCTCGGCAGCATGGTCAACGACATGATGCAGGGCCGCGACCTGCTGGTCTGGTCGTCCGACGGCGGCAATGCCCCGGCCGACCTGGCCGCCATGGTCTCGCCCCTGACCGCCCTGCGCGAAAGCCTGCTCTACAGCGCCAACTCGATCGACCAGGAAGGGCGCTTCGTGTTTTCCGGGACCCAGACCGGCACCGCCCCGATCGCCTATAATGCGGCCGCCGCGGTCGGTTCGCGCTACAGCTACGCCGGCAACACCAACGATCAGACGGTCGTGGTCGGCAATGGCATCACCCAGGTTGCGAACGGCAACATGAGCGGCATCGAAACCATGCTCAACCAGCTCGACATGACCTTGGCCGCGCTCAGCGCGCCGGGCGCCAGCGCCAACAACCCGGCCACCCGCGCCACCCTCGCGGCCAACCTGGACGGCTTCGACAAGGCGCTCGACCTCATTTCCGGCAAGATCGCCGTGCTGGGCGGCTCGCAAAACATCCTCAGCACGCTCGACGAAAACCACAGCAATGTGAGCTTGTCGAACCAGATGGCGCTGACCGACATCGGCCAGCTCGACTACGGCCTCGCCGCGACCGAGCTGAGCGGCTACACCAGCGCGCTGGAAGCGACCTACAAGGCCTATGCGAAGATAGGCAACCTGTCCCTGTTCGCGGCCTTGTAA
- the rbfA gene encoding 30S ribosome-binding factor RbfA, with protein MAKHSKTIPARGLRVADQIQRDLAEIVAYGLKDPRIGMITITEVQITPDYAHAKVFFTMFKDDKDAIKNTVDGLGAAAGFIRNQLGKRLHIHTLPMLHFVHDTSTSRGMEMSLLIDQANATRAADAEPDPVPEDQAKSDTE; from the coding sequence ATGGCTAAACACAGCAAAACCATTCCCGCCCGCGGCTTGCGCGTGGCCGACCAGATCCAGCGCGACCTGGCCGAAATCGTCGCGTACGGTCTGAAAGACCCGCGCATCGGCATGATCACCATCACCGAAGTGCAGATCACTCCCGACTACGCCCACGCCAAGGTGTTCTTCACCATGTTCAAGGACGACAAGGACGCGATCAAGAACACGGTCGACGGCCTTGGCGCTGCAGCCGGCTTCATCCGCAACCAGCTGGGCAAGCGCCTGCACATCCACACCTTGCCGATGCTGCACTTCGTGCACGACACCTCGACGTCGCGCGGCATGGAAATGTCGCTGCTGATCGACCAGGCCAACGCCACCCGCGCGGCCGATGCCGAGCCGGACCCGGTCCCGGAAGATCAAGCCAAGTCCGACACCGAATAA
- a CDS encoding response regulator, translated as MIRVVLVDDQMLVRSGIRGLLDLTDDIRVVAEAANGDEAVAVIAQAQAQVLLLDVRMPLCSGIELLRRQQGLLPPTILLTTFDDDEALFDGMRAGARGFLLKDISLERLAEGIRSVAAGATLFRPGLTERTRAAYEQAGGTRIPAEGGARLTARETEILALMAAGLNNSEIGAALGPSEGTIKNHVSNILAKLAVRDRVRAVLRGLELGYI; from the coding sequence ATGATCCGCGTGGTGCTGGTGGACGACCAGATGCTGGTGCGCAGCGGCATTCGCGGCTTGCTCGACCTGACCGACGACATCCGCGTCGTGGCCGAGGCGGCCAATGGCGATGAAGCCGTGGCCGTGATCGCGCAGGCGCAAGCGCAGGTGTTGCTGCTGGACGTGCGCATGCCGCTGTGTTCGGGCATCGAACTGCTGCGCAGGCAGCAGGGCTTGCTGCCGCCGACCATCCTCCTGACCACCTTCGACGACGACGAAGCGCTGTTCGACGGCATGCGCGCCGGCGCGCGCGGCTTCCTGCTCAAGGATATCTCGCTCGAACGGCTGGCCGAGGGCATCCGCAGTGTCGCCGCCGGCGCCACCTTGTTCCGCCCGGGCCTGACCGAACGCACGCGCGCCGCCTACGAACAGGCCGGCGGCACGCGCATACCTGCCGAGGGCGGCGCGCGCCTGACCGCGCGCGAAACCGAAATCCTGGCGCTGATGGCGGCCGGCTTGAACAATAGCGAAATCGGCGCCGCGCTCGGGCCGAGCGAAGGCACCATCAAGAATCACGTTTCAAACATCCTCGCCAAGCTGGCCGTGCGCGACCGCGTACGCGCGGTGCTGCGCGGGCTCGAACTCGGCTACATCTGA
- the truB gene encoding tRNA pseudouridine(55) synthase TruB, whose product MKQAHIKRMRDLVDGVLLLDKPVGLSSNDALIKAKRVLNAKKAGHTGTLDPFATGLLPLCFGEATKFSQDLLEADKTYETTVHLGITTTTGDTEGEAIDMRDVDVTLAQIEAVLPQFRGPIMQVPPMYSALKRDGKAYYEYAREGITLEREARPVTILKLELMSFETPLLKLAVTCSKGTYIRVLGEDIGHALGCGAHLIQLRRTQVGALTIDGMVTLEALQAHAEPLSLLAPVDALLSSFPAVQLTEELAKRFLQGQRLALGKEALTLPDSLGRVRVYHETRLLGTANLQEYAILAPERLIAAVHA is encoded by the coding sequence ATGAAACAAGCTCATATCAAACGGATGCGCGACCTGGTCGACGGCGTGCTGCTGCTCGACAAACCGGTCGGCCTGTCGTCCAACGACGCGCTGATCAAGGCCAAGCGCGTGCTCAACGCCAAGAAAGCCGGCCACACCGGCACGCTCGACCCGTTCGCCACCGGCTTGTTGCCGCTGTGCTTCGGCGAAGCGACCAAGTTCTCGCAAGACTTGCTCGAAGCCGACAAGACCTATGAGACCACGGTCCACCTGGGCATCACCACCACCACCGGCGACACCGAGGGCGAAGCGATCGACATGCGCGACGTCGACGTCACCCTGGCCCAGATCGAAGCCGTGCTGCCGCAGTTCCGCGGTCCCATCATGCAAGTGCCGCCGATGTATTCGGCGCTCAAGCGCGACGGCAAGGCCTATTACGAATATGCGCGCGAAGGCATCACCCTGGAGCGCGAAGCGCGCCCGGTCACCATCCTCAAGCTGGAACTGATGTCGTTTGAAACGCCGCTGCTGAAGTTAGCGGTTACCTGCAGCAAGGGCACGTATATCCGCGTGCTGGGCGAAGACATCGGCCACGCGCTCGGCTGCGGCGCCCACCTGATCCAGCTGCGCCGCACCCAGGTCGGCGCGCTGACCATCGATGGCATGGTGACCCTGGAAGCCTTGCAGGCCCATGCCGAGCCGCTCAGCCTGCTGGCGCCGGTCGATGCCTTGCTGTCGAGTTTTCCGGCGGTGCAGTTGACCGAGGAACTGGCCAAGCGCTTCCTGCAGGGGCAGCGCCTGGCGCTCGGTAAGGAAGCGCTCACGTTGCCGGACAGCCTGGGCCGGGTGAGGGTGTATCACGAGACCCGCCTGCTGGGCACGGCCAATTTGCAGGAATACGCGATCCTGGCACCCGAGCGCCTGATCGCGGCCGTGCACGCGTAA
- a CDS encoding MipA/OmpV family protein, giving the protein MTIPTRAHACASFASIATFTTLAACCLPAAAQSPTTQMPEGTTDVDISLIAALVQAKEGRSAMKAVVLPSISAQWSNGIFAEPGQVGMQLSEDPMFKYGPLLTYGSRSHRGDDKDSKFQLGIEAGAFASYQLAHNIGFHSNVLYGGSDDHGGVRLNLGADYSMRLGTHQSVGLGAGMNVVNRSYMQSYFGISPAQAARSGKPVYRAGGGVKDAYLSLRWNVDLSTKYALSSGMVASRLMGDALDSPLVESRSSTSLFTVLTYHW; this is encoded by the coding sequence ATGACCATCCCAACCCGGGCGCACGCCTGCGCCAGCTTCGCCTCCATCGCCACCTTCACTACCCTGGCCGCTTGCTGCCTGCCGGCGGCGGCGCAGTCGCCGACCACCCAGATGCCGGAAGGAACCACCGATGTCGACATCAGCCTGATCGCCGCGCTGGTGCAGGCGAAAGAGGGCCGCAGCGCGATGAAAGCGGTCGTGCTGCCGAGTATTTCAGCCCAGTGGAGCAACGGCATCTTTGCCGAGCCGGGGCAAGTCGGCATGCAGCTGTCGGAAGATCCCATGTTCAAATACGGCCCCCTGCTCACCTATGGCTCGCGCTCGCACCGTGGCGACGACAAGGACAGCAAATTCCAGCTCGGGATTGAGGCGGGGGCGTTTGCCAGTTACCAGCTAGCGCACAACATCGGCTTCCATTCAAACGTACTGTACGGAGGAAGCGATGACCACGGCGGCGTGCGCCTCAATCTGGGTGCCGATTACAGCATGCGGCTCGGCACCCACCAGTCGGTCGGCCTCGGCGCAGGGATGAATGTGGTCAACCGCAGCTACATGCAATCGTATTTCGGCATCTCGCCCGCACAGGCCGCGCGCAGCGGCAAGCCGGTGTACCGGGCCGGGGGCGGGGTCAAGGACGCCTATCTGTCACTGCGCTGGAATGTCGACCTGAGCACCAAGTACGCGCTAAGCAGCGGCATGGTCGCCTCGCGCCTGATGGGCGATGCGCTCGACAGCCCGCTGGTGGAAAGCCGCAGCAGTACCTCCTTGTTCACGGTCTTGACCTATCACTGGTGA
- the infB gene encoding translation initiation factor IF-2, with product MASNNVAQFATELKMPADLLLTQLRSAGVDKSSTSDPLSKDDKDKLLDHLRRTHGTATDTEKKKITLTRKETTEIKQADATGKSRTIQVEVRKKRTFVQRDDPAPAPAPVVAAPVAAVIDPAEVARREEEARRQQELIARQEADLREKQERLAKLDAEKEAQAKQAETDAKKEADAEAKRVAAAAAAAAAGADQAAAEEAKKAAADEAKKKAAVAAQEAAARAEANDRARKAVADEVAQIKAMMNAPRRAIKAPEPVPPPVAAIKPKAPEGTLHKPADKKPGDKPGDKKPVTADKKSIKSANVSSTWSDDAKKRGAPGSIKPRGNTSSPGGRDSWRGGAKGRRPSHSDDRETNFQAPTEAVIKDVHVPETITVAELAHKMSVKASEVIKQLMKLGQMCTINQVLDQETAMILVEEMGHKAFAAELDDPEALLADQGEHAHFEAVSRAPVVTVMGHVDHGKTSLLDYIRRAKVASGEAGGITQHIGAYHVETPRGIITFLDTPGHEAFTAMRARGAKATDIVILVVAADDGVMPQTKEAIAHAKAAGVPLVVAINKIDKPGANLDRVKQELVAEQVVPEEYGGESPFVPVSAKTGEGIDALLEQVLLQAEVLELKAPVDAPARGLVVEGRLDKGRGPVATILVQSGTLRRGDVILAGSSYGRVRAMLDENGKAISEAGPSIPVEIQGLTEVPVAGEEVMVMADERKAREIGLFRQGKFRDVKLAKQQAAKLENMFDNMGEGEVKNLPVIVKTDVQGSQEALVGSLQKLSTSEVRVQVVHAAVGGITESDVNLAVASKAVIIGFNTRADAQARKLAESNGVDIRYYNIIYDAIDEIKAALSGMLAPEKREHITGQVEIRQVILVSKVGAIAGCLVTDGVVKRSSSVRLLRNNIVVWTGEIDSLKRFKDDAKEVRAGLECGLSLKNYNDIEVGDVLEVFEVQEIARTL from the coding sequence AAAGAAACCACCGAGATCAAGCAGGCTGACGCCACTGGCAAGTCGCGCACGATCCAGGTAGAAGTGCGCAAGAAGCGCACCTTCGTGCAGCGCGACGATCCGGCACCGGCGCCAGCGCCGGTTGTCGCGGCGCCCGTCGCAGCGGTGATCGATCCGGCCGAAGTGGCCCGTCGCGAGGAAGAAGCACGCCGTCAGCAAGAGCTGATCGCGCGCCAGGAAGCCGACCTGCGTGAAAAGCAGGAGCGCCTTGCCAAGCTCGACGCCGAAAAAGAAGCCCAGGCCAAGCAGGCCGAGACCGACGCCAAGAAAGAAGCGGATGCCGAAGCGAAGCGCGTAGCCGCTGCCGCCGCCGCCGCCGCCGCTGGCGCCGACCAGGCTGCCGCCGAGGAAGCGAAGAAAGCTGCCGCCGACGAAGCCAAGAAAAAGGCGGCTGTGGCCGCCCAGGAAGCTGCGGCCCGTGCCGAAGCGAACGACCGCGCCCGCAAGGCCGTGGCCGATGAAGTGGCGCAGATCAAGGCCATGATGAATGCGCCGCGGCGCGCGATCAAGGCGCCGGAGCCAGTTCCTCCACCGGTCGCGGCGATCAAGCCGAAAGCGCCCGAAGGCACCCTGCACAAGCCAGCCGACAAGAAGCCGGGCGACAAGCCAGGCGACAAGAAGCCGGTCACGGCGGACAAGAAGTCGATCAAGTCGGCCAATGTCTCGTCGACCTGGTCGGACGACGCGAAAAAACGCGGCGCGCCGGGCTCGATCAAGCCACGTGGCAACACCAGTTCGCCGGGTGGCCGCGACAGCTGGCGCGGTGGTGCCAAGGGCCGTCGTCCATCGCACAGCGATGACCGCGAAACCAATTTCCAGGCGCCGACCGAAGCGGTCATCAAGGACGTTCACGTTCCTGAGACCATCACGGTCGCCGAACTGGCGCACAAGATGTCCGTGAAGGCATCCGAAGTCATTAAACAGCTGATGAAGCTGGGCCAGATGTGCACCATTAACCAGGTGCTGGACCAGGAAACGGCGATGATTCTGGTGGAAGAGATGGGCCACAAGGCATTTGCGGCTGAACTCGACGATCCGGAAGCACTGCTGGCCGACCAGGGCGAACACGCCCACTTCGAAGCCGTCTCGCGCGCACCGGTGGTCACCGTCATGGGTCACGTCGACCATGGCAAGACCTCGCTGCTCGATTACATCCGCCGTGCCAAAGTGGCGTCGGGCGAAGCGGGCGGGATCACGCAGCACATCGGCGCTTACCACGTCGAAACGCCGCGCGGCATCATCACCTTCCTCGACACCCCGGGTCACGAAGCGTTTACGGCGATGCGTGCACGGGGAGCGAAAGCGACTGACATCGTGATTCTGGTGGTTGCCGCCGACGATGGCGTGATGCCGCAGACGAAGGAAGCAATTGCTCACGCAAAAGCTGCGGGCGTACCGCTGGTGGTGGCGATCAACAAGATCGACAAGCCGGGTGCGAATCTGGACCGGGTCAAGCAGGAACTGGTTGCTGAACAAGTCGTGCCGGAAGAATACGGTGGCGAATCGCCATTCGTGCCGGTGTCGGCCAAGACCGGCGAAGGTATCGATGCCTTGCTGGAGCAGGTTCTGCTGCAAGCCGAAGTGCTGGAACTCAAAGCCCCGGTCGACGCGCCAGCGCGTGGCCTGGTGGTCGAGGGACGTCTGGACAAGGGCCGTGGTCCGGTTGCGACGATCCTGGTGCAGTCCGGTACCCTGCGTCGCGGCGACGTGATCCTGGCCGGTTCCTCGTATGGCCGCGTGCGCGCCATGCTGGACGAGAACGGCAAGGCGATCAGCGAAGCTGGTCCGTCGATCCCGGTCGAAATCCAGGGTCTGACCGAAGTGCCGGTTGCCGGTGAAGAAGTCATGGTCATGGCCGACGAGCGTAAAGCGCGTGAAATTGGTCTGTTCCGTCAAGGTAAGTTCCGCGACGTCAAACTGGCCAAGCAGCAAGCGGCGAAACTGGAAAACATGTTCGACAACATGGGCGAAGGCGAAGTCAAGAATCTGCCGGTCATCGTCAAGACCGACGTGCAGGGTTCGCAGGAAGCGCTGGTTGGCTCCTTGCAAAAACTGTCGACGTCCGAAGTGCGGGTACAGGTTGTACACGCGGCGGTCGGCGGCATTACCGAATCCGACGTCAATCTGGCGGTCGCATCGAAGGCGGTCATCATCGGCTTTAACACCCGTGCTGACGCCCAGGCGCGCAAGCTGGCCGAGTCGAACGGCGTGGACATTCGTTACTACAACATCATTTACGATGCGATCGACGAGATCAAGGCGGCCTTGTCGGGCATGCTGGCACCGGAGAAGCGCGAGCACATCACCGGCCAGGTCGAGATTCGCCAGGTTATCCTGGTGTCGAAAGTCGGCGCGATTGCCGGTTGCCTGGTCACCGATGGCGTGGTCAAGCGCTCGTCCTCGGTTCGCCTGCTGCGCAACAACATCGTGGTGTGGACTGGCGAGATCGATTCGCTCAAGCGCTTCAAGGACGACGCGAAAGAAGTCCGCGCCGGTCTGGAGTGCGGCCTGTCGCTCAAGAACTACAACGATATCGAAGTCGGCGACGTTCTCGAAGTGTTCGAAGTTCAAGAGATCGCCCGTACCTTGTAG
- the typA gene encoding translational GTPase TypA has product MSNSKRAIRNIAIIAHVDHGKTTLVDKLLRQSGTFRENQAVETRVMDSNDLEKERGITILSKNCAVEYNGTHINIVDTPGHADFGGEVERVLSMVDSVLLLVDAQEGPMPQTRFVTRKALALGLKPIVVVNKIDRPGARAEWAINQTFELFDKLGATDEQLDFPVVYASALNGYASLDAEAREGDMTPLFEAILKHVPVRDDNPDGPLQMQVTSLDYSSYVGKIGIGRISRGRIKSGQDVIVLNGPDSTPIKGRINQVLNFKGLERVLVDEAVAGDIVLINGIDEIGIGSTICQPDTPDALPMLTVDEPTLTMNFMVNNSPLAGREGKFVTSRQLRDRLDRELKANVALRVAPTDDDTIFEVSGRGELHLTILIENMRREGFELAVSRPRVVFKMVDGVRHEPFEQLSVDVEEANQGGVMEELGRRRGDLQNMESDGKGRVRLEYKIPARGLIGFQGEFMTLTRGTGLMSHVFDEYAPVDNTKGEMAGRRNGVLISQDDGAAVAYAIWKLQDRGRMFVVHNDPVYEGMIIGIHSRDNDLVVNPIKGKQLTNVRSSGTDEAVRLVPPIQMSLEYAVEFIADDELVEITPKSIRLRKRYLKEHERKKAGRDSA; this is encoded by the coding sequence ATGTCAAATTCAAAACGCGCAATTCGTAACATCGCTATCATCGCCCACGTTGACCACGGCAAAACCACGCTCGTGGACAAGCTGCTGCGCCAATCCGGTACCTTCCGTGAAAACCAGGCAGTCGAAACCCGCGTAATGGATTCGAACGACCTCGAAAAAGAACGTGGCATTACGATTCTGTCGAAGAACTGCGCGGTTGAATACAACGGCACCCACATCAACATCGTCGACACCCCAGGCCACGCCGACTTCGGCGGCGAAGTCGAGCGCGTGCTGTCGATGGTTGACTCGGTGCTGCTGCTGGTCGATGCGCAAGAAGGCCCGATGCCGCAGACCCGCTTCGTGACCCGCAAAGCGCTGGCGCTGGGCTTGAAGCCGATCGTCGTCGTCAACAAGATCGACCGTCCGGGCGCGCGCGCTGAATGGGCGATCAACCAGACATTCGAACTGTTCGACAAACTGGGCGCCACCGACGAACAGCTCGACTTCCCGGTTGTGTACGCATCGGCACTGAACGGTTACGCCAGCCTCGACGCGGAAGCGCGCGAAGGCGACATGACCCCGCTGTTCGAAGCCATCCTCAAGCACGTTCCTGTGCGTGACGACAATCCGGACGGCCCGCTGCAGATGCAAGTGACCTCGCTCGATTACTCTTCGTACGTCGGCAAGATCGGCATTGGCCGCATCTCGCGCGGCCGCATCAAGTCCGGCCAGGACGTCATCGTCCTGAACGGTCCTGACTCGACCCCGATCAAGGGCCGCATCAACCAGGTTCTGAACTTCAAGGGCCTGGAGCGCGTGCTGGTTGATGAAGCCGTCGCCGGCGACATCGTCCTGATCAACGGTATCGACGAAATCGGCATCGGTTCGACCATCTGCCAGCCGGACACCCCGGACGCGCTGCCGATGCTGACCGTCGACGAGCCGACCCTGACCATGAACTTCATGGTCAACAACTCGCCACTGGCCGGCCGCGAAGGCAAGTTCGTCACCAGCCGCCAGCTGCGCGACCGCCTGGACCGCGAACTGAAAGCCAACGTTGCCCTGCGCGTAGCGCCGACCGACGACGACACGATTTTCGAAGTCTCGGGCCGCGGCGAGCTGCACCTGACGATTCTGATCGAAAACATGCGCCGCGAAGGCTTCGAGCTGGCCGTATCGCGTCCGCGCGTGGTGTTCAAGATGGTCGATGGCGTGCGCCACGAGCCGTTCGAACAACTCTCGGTTGACGTTGAAGAAGCCAACCAGGGCGGCGTCATGGAAGAACTGGGCCGTCGTCGTGGCGACCTGCAAAACATGGAATCGGATGGCAAGGGCCGTGTTCGCCTCGAATACAAGATTCCTGCGCGTGGCCTGATCGGCTTCCAGGGCGAATTCATGACCCTGACCCGCGGCACCGGCCTGATGAGCCACGTATTCGACGAATACGCACCGGTCGACAACACAAAAGGCGAAATGGCTGGCCGTCGCAACGGCGTGCTGATTTCGCAGGACGACGGCGCGGCAGTTGCTTACGCCATCTGGAAACTGCAAGACCGCGGCCGCATGTTCGTGGTGCACAACGACCCAGTGTACGAAGGCATGATCATCGGCATTCACTCGCGCGACAACGACCTGGTCGTCAACCCGATCAAGGGCAAGCAGCTGACCAACGTGCGTTCGTCGGGTACCGATGAAGCGGTGCGCCTGGTACCGCCGATCCAGATGTCGCTCGAATACGCGGTGGAATTCATCGCCGACGACGAACTGGTTGAAATCACGCCAAAATCGATCCGCCTGCGCAAGCGCTATCTGAAAGAGCACGAGCGTAAAAAAGCCGGCCGCGATTCCGCGTAA
- a CDS encoding sensor histidine kinase, whose translation MMTSRLDKLFPRAVWPLACLLVTGPGCALLWSYEIEFDALHSAGGRLASIVANHFTTPPSALSAGTDRKELTALLLRLLRTGCAVGLAALAWLRASGPAWPAVLRSPAALGLELVLAVVGDMGLVYVFTAQLGTLPLRSALRWLAAAALLSSGATLLVTLDLPMSDAGFIMACMLAGGEAVIMAVVTAVVHVALGERRARVALAAAHAELQATQALLGEAVRASERMRLARDLHDMAGHHLTALKLHLDLAKRQAGDAAPASLATASSLAATLLADVRLLVSSERGGCDIDMRLALETLCAGIPAPRIELCIGERLGIDSAALAHALFCAVQEAISNAIRHAGAAVMTVALRRDGGGDLLLDIADDGRGSGGAAEGNGLRGMRERLAQLGGTLHATNGAGQGFALGIRLPATGAGA comes from the coding sequence ATGATGACATCCCGACTCGACAAACTGTTCCCCCGCGCCGTATGGCCGCTGGCCTGCCTGCTGGTGACGGGGCCGGGCTGCGCGCTGCTGTGGAGCTACGAGATCGAGTTCGACGCCCTCCATAGCGCTGGAGGCCGCCTGGCCAGCATCGTCGCCAACCACTTCACCACGCCGCCATCGGCGCTGAGCGCCGGCACCGACCGCAAGGAATTGACCGCCCTGCTGCTACGCCTGCTGCGCACCGGCTGCGCCGTCGGCTTGGCCGCCCTGGCCTGGCTGCGCGCCAGCGGGCCGGCCTGGCCGGCCGTGCTGCGCTCGCCGGCGGCGCTGGGGCTGGAACTCGTGCTGGCGGTGGTCGGCGACATGGGCCTGGTCTATGTCTTCACCGCCCAGCTCGGCACACTGCCGCTGCGCAGCGCGCTGCGCTGGCTGGCGGCGGCGGCCCTGCTCTCGTCGGGCGCAACCCTGCTGGTCACCCTGGACCTGCCCATGTCCGACGCAGGCTTCATCATGGCTTGCATGCTGGCGGGGGGCGAAGCGGTGATCATGGCCGTCGTCACGGCGGTGGTGCATGTGGCCCTGGGCGAACGGCGCGCACGCGTGGCATTGGCCGCGGCGCACGCGGAACTGCAGGCGACCCAGGCCCTGCTGGGCGAAGCGGTGCGCGCCAGTGAACGCATGCGCCTGGCGCGCGACCTGCACGATATGGCCGGCCATCACCTGACCGCGCTCAAGCTGCATCTGGACCTGGCCAAGCGCCAGGCCGGCGACGCGGCCCCCGCCTCGCTGGCCACGGCCAGCAGCCTGGCCGCCACCCTGCTGGCCGACGTGCGCCTGCTGGTGAGCAGCGAACGCGGCGGATGCGACATCGATATGCGCCTGGCGCTGGAAACCCTGTGCGCCGGCATTCCGGCGCCGCGCATCGAACTATGCATCGGCGAGCGGCTCGGGATCGACTCGGCGGCGCTCGCCCATGCGCTGTTCTGCGCGGTGCAGGAAGCAATCAGTAATGCCATCCGCCACGCCGGCGCGGCTGTCATGACGGTCGCCTTGCGGCGCGACGGCGGCGGCGACCTGCTGCTCGACATCGCCGACGATGGCCGTGGCAGCGGCGGCGCGGCCGAAGGCAATGGCTTGCGCGGCATGCGCGAACGCCTGGCCCAGCTGGGCGGCACCCTGCACGCCACCAATGGCGCCGGGCAAGGCTTCGCACTCGGCATCCGCCTGCCCGCAACGGGAGCGGGAGCATGA
- a CDS encoding prolipoprotein diacylglyceryl transferase translates to MSYPYLSDVIKDLTGIDLPLPIATFGLLVACAILAGGECLKRELARLYAAGRIGPAHKRVKGEDGVVSEVAVPPQEIVNDLSFIVVLVGVVGARLFHILEHTDQFMADPWSMIFSRSGLSVFGGLILGTVAGVICVRRWKLPIRPLLDAVAPAMMLGYALGRIGCQVSGDGDWGTAANMALKPDWLPTWFWAQTYDNNIFGEVLAAPGVYPTSIYETVMALACFGLLWALRKHRFLSGWLFSVYLVLAGLERLLIEQIRVNPKITLGGLQASQAEIVAVVLTLAGLLGLALLSRRVSAVARPIPAAPQA, encoded by the coding sequence ATGTCGTATCCGTATTTAAGCGATGTCATCAAGGACCTGACCGGCATCGACCTGCCGCTGCCGATCGCCACCTTCGGCTTGTTGGTGGCCTGCGCCATCCTGGCCGGGGGCGAGTGCCTCAAGCGCGAGCTGGCCCGGCTGTATGCGGCCGGGCGCATCGGTCCCGCTCACAAGCGGGTCAAGGGCGAGGATGGCGTGGTGAGCGAGGTCGCGGTGCCGCCGCAGGAAATCGTCAACGATCTGAGCTTTATCGTGGTGCTGGTGGGCGTGGTCGGGGCACGCCTGTTCCACATCCTTGAGCATACCGATCAGTTCATGGCCGATCCGTGGAGCATGATTTTCAGCCGCTCCGGCCTGAGCGTGTTTGGCGGGTTGATCCTCGGCACGGTGGCCGGGGTGATCTGCGTGCGGCGCTGGAAGTTGCCGATCCGTCCGCTGCTCGACGCCGTGGCGCCGGCCATGATGCTCGGCTACGCGCTCGGCCGCATCGGCTGCCAGGTATCGGGCGATGGCGACTGGGGCACGGCGGCCAATATGGCGCTTAAACCCGACTGGCTGCCGACCTGGTTCTGGGCGCAGACCTACGACAACAATATCTTCGGGGAAGTGCTGGCGGCGCCGGGCGTGTATCCGACTTCCATCTACGAAACGGTCATGGCGCTGGCGTGTTTTGGCTTGCTGTGGGCGCTGCGCAAGCACCGTTTCCTGAGCGGCTGGCTGTTTTCCGTGTATTTGGTGCTGGCCGGGCTGGAGCGGCTGCTGATCGAGCAGATCCGGGTCAATCCGAAGATAACGCTTGGCGGCTTGCAGGCGAGCCAAGCCGAAATCGTCGCGGTGGTCCTGACCTTGGCTGGATTGCTGGGTCTGGCGCTGCTCAGCCGGCGCGTGTCCGCCGTTGCCCGGCCGATCCCGGCAGCGCCCCAGGCGTAA